The following proteins come from a genomic window of Rutidosis leptorrhynchoides isolate AG116_Rl617_1_P2 chromosome 10, CSIRO_AGI_Rlap_v1, whole genome shotgun sequence:
- the LOC139871638 gene encoding U-box domain-containing protein 33-like isoform X1, protein MAVNSSVSVEGVGRLNSIIRYPVVDTSEIMEIRDEFGAETRHRVVDNDKVYVAVAKEFKESQSTLRWALHKYGDKQICILHVHQPAQMIPMMGTKFRITQLETHQVEAYHEVERQDMLQLLKKYKQMCQNSGVRVEVQYIEMDSIEKGIVEFIIQHNVRRLVMGAAMDKHYNRKMVDLRSKKAMYVRLQAAASCQIQFVCKGNVIFTKQGMLDVPDVSMSPLSLASNTNSDSVLTRRSASERERTILHPKNPNQEYRRVMSDSRATRISSSSNFDDESTQSTPPSRMNPGRASDEWSGGFSLRSPSVSSRVSTSSTEVVDDLGPMPYAITEGSEIESDYNAVHGFKGDYQNPSPSSVIQERGVNDELYVQLAQAMAEADNSKRDAFEESLKRRKAEKDAIEAKRRVRASENLYAEELRRRREINETLEKTKEEHDYIKKELDEVAEELRISLEQKSFLESQIADCDHAVQELEQKMYSAVELLQNYKKERDELQIECDNTLRLIEELREKQAEEASNSSVSYFYTEFSFSEIKDATRNFDPFLKIGEGGYGSIYRGFIRHTEVAIKMLHANSLQGPSEFHQEVNVLSKLRHPNLVTLIGACPDAWIIVYEYLSGGSLEDRLNCKDNTPPLSWQNRIRIATELCSVLIFLHSCGIVHGDLKPANLLLDKNLVTKLSDFGIARVLSETEFSSNNTSLCCRTDPKGTFVYMDPEFLSTGELTAKSDTYSFGIILLRLLTGRTALGLTKEVQYALNKENLKNILDPTAGDWPFVQAQQLTLLAMNCCDVARKNRPDLASEVWRVLEPMRVSCGLSGFRFGSEGRCQIPHYFICPIFQEIMQDPVVAADGFTYEAEALRGWLDSGHKTSPMTNLELANSNLVPNHALRSAIQEWLQKP, encoded by the exons atgGCTGTGAATAGTTCTGTATCTGTAGAAGGTGTAGGAAGGTTGAATTCAATAATTAGGTATCCTGTTGTTGATACGTCAGAGATTATGGAAATTAGGGATGAATTTGGTGCTGAAACGCGTCATAGGGTAGTCGATAATGATAAGGTTTATGTGGCGGTTGCGAAAGAATTTAAAGAAAGCCAATCAACTCTGCGGTGGGCGTTACATAAGTATGGAGATAAACAGATATGTATACTCCATGTTCATCAACCTGCACAGATGATTCCCATGA TGGGCACAAAGTTTCGAATAACGCAACTTGAAACACATCAAGTCGAGGCGTACCATGAAGTGGAGAGGCAAGATATGCTCCAGCTTCTCAAGAAATATAAACAGATGTGTCAGAACTCTGGG GTGCGTGTTGAGGTGCAATATATTGAAATGGATTCTATTGAGAAAGGTATTGTTGAATTCATAATTCAGCACAATGTCAGAAGGCTCGTTATGGGAGCAGCTATGGACAAGCATTATAATAG GAAAATGGTAGATCTGAGGTCCAAGAAAGCCATGTATGTGCGTTTACAGGCAGCTGCTTCTTGTCAGATTCAATTTGTATGCAAAGGAAATGTCATTTTCACTAA GCAAGGCATGTTGGATGTACCTGATGTTTCAATGTCCCCGCTCTCACTTGCATCAAATACAAACTCTGATTCTGTCTTGACGCGAAGATCTGCTAGTGAAAGAGAAAGAACAATATTACACCCCAAAAATCCAAATCAAGAGTACCGCAGAGTTATGTCTGACAGTCGTGCGACCAGAATATCATCCTCGTCAAATTTCGATGACGAGTCAACTCAGTCAACTCCTCCTAGTAGGATGAATCCAGGAAGGGCCTCTGATGAATGGAGTGGTGGGTTTTCATTAAGAAGTCCGTCTGTGAGTTCACGTGTGTCTACATCTTCGACTGAAGTGGTGGATGATTTAGGCCCCATGCCATATGCAATAACTGAGGGTAGTGAAATTGAATCAGACTATAATGCAGTACATGGATTTAAAGGGGACTATCAAAATCCTTCACCTTCCAGTGTCATA CAGGAAAGAGGTGTGAATGATGAGCTTTACGTTCAGCTTGCACAAGCAATGGCTGAGGCAGACAATTCGAAACGAGACGCATTTGAAGAGTCTCTAAAGCGCAGGAAAGCAGAAAAGGACGCCATTGAGGCTAAACGCAGG GTTAGAGCATCCGAAAATTTATATGCTGAAGAATTGAGACGAAGGCGAGAGATCAATGAAACACTAGAAAAAACCAAGGAAGAACATGACTATATTAAGAAGGAGCTAGATGAAGTTGCAGAAGAATTACGTATATCACTTGAACAAAAATCATTTCTCGAAAGTCAAATCGCAGATTGTGACCATGCGGTGCAGGAGCTTGAACAAAAAATGTACTCGGCTGTCGAGCTTTTGCAAAATTACAAAAAAGAGCGTGACGAATTACAGATAGAATGTGATAATACGCTTAGACTAATAGAGGAACTGCGGGAGAAGCAAGCAGAAGAGGCCTCTAACTCGAGTGTGTCTTATTTTTACACCGAGTTCTCGTTTTCTGAAATTAAGGATGCCACTCGCAACTTTGACCCGTTTCTCAAAATAGGAGAAGGGGGTTATGGAAGTATATACAGAGGTTTTATTCGTCATACTGAAGTAGCTATAAAGATGTTACACGCGAATAGCCTGCAAGGGCCCTCAGAATTTCACCAGGAG GTCAACGTATTGAGCAAACTAAGGCACCCGAATCTCGTAACTCTAATAGGAGCCTGCCCGGATGCTTGGATAATAGTCTACGAGTATCTTTCTGGAGGAAGCCTTGAAGATCGACTTAACTGCAAAGACAATACTCCCCCGTTATCATGGCAAAACAGAATCCGAATTGCCACCGAATTATGTTCGGTTCTAATATTTCTTCATTCTTGTGGCATCGTTCATGGTGATCTTAAGCCCGCTAACCTTCTTCTAGACAAAAACTTGGTTACCAAGTTAAGCGACTTTGGAATCGCTCGCGTGCTCTCCGAAACCGAGTTTTCAAGCAACAACACATCGTTGTGTTGCAGAACCGACCCAAAAGGGACGTTTGTGTACATGGATCCTGAATTTTTATCTACTGGAGAGCTTACGGCTAAGTCAGATACATACTCGTTTGGTATTATATTGTTAAGGTTGTTAACGGGTCGAACCGCTTTGGGGTTGACTAAGGAAGTCCAATATGCACTGAATAAAGAAAATTTGAAGAATATATTGGATCCTACAGCTGGAGATTGGCCATTTGTGCAGGCACAACAGTTGACTCTTTTAGCGATGAATTGTTGTGATGTTGCTCGTAAGAATCGGCCCGATCTTGCTTCTGAGGTATGGCGGGTTCTTGAACCGATGCGGGTTTCTTGTGGACTTTCGGGTTTTAGATTTGGTTCGGAAGGACGATGCCAGATTCCACATTACTTTATTTGTCCAATCTTCCAG GAAATAATGCAAGATCCGGTTGTTGCTGCTGATGGATTTACTTATGAAGCAGAGGCTTTAAGAGGATGGTTAGATAGTGGTCATAAAACTTCACCCATGACCAACCTTGAGTTAGCTAACTCTAACCTTGTCCCGAACCACGCACTCCGGTCTGCCATTCAAGAATGGCTCCAGAAGCCTTGA
- the LOC139871638 gene encoding U-box domain-containing protein 33-like isoform X2, protein MAVNSSVSVEGVGRLNSIIRYPVVDTSEIMEIRDEFGAETRHRVVDNDKVYVAVAKEFKESQSTLRWALHKYGDKQICILHVHQPAQMIPMMGTKFRITQLETHQVEAYHEVERQDMLQLLKKYKQMCQNSGVRVEVQYIEMDSIEKGIVEFIIQHNVRRLVMGAAMDKHYNRKMVDLRSKKAMYVRLQAAASCQIQFVCKGNVIFTKQGMLDVPDVSMSPLSLASNTNSDSVLTRRSASERERTILHPKNPNQEYRRVMSDSRATRISSSSNFDDESTQSTPPSRMNPGRASDEWSGGFSLRSPSVSSRVSTSSTEVVDDLGPMPYAITEGSEIESDYNAVHGFKGDYQNPSPSSVIERGVNDELYVQLAQAMAEADNSKRDAFEESLKRRKAEKDAIEAKRRVRASENLYAEELRRRREINETLEKTKEEHDYIKKELDEVAEELRISLEQKSFLESQIADCDHAVQELEQKMYSAVELLQNYKKERDELQIECDNTLRLIEELREKQAEEASNSSVSYFYTEFSFSEIKDATRNFDPFLKIGEGGYGSIYRGFIRHTEVAIKMLHANSLQGPSEFHQEVNVLSKLRHPNLVTLIGACPDAWIIVYEYLSGGSLEDRLNCKDNTPPLSWQNRIRIATELCSVLIFLHSCGIVHGDLKPANLLLDKNLVTKLSDFGIARVLSETEFSSNNTSLCCRTDPKGTFVYMDPEFLSTGELTAKSDTYSFGIILLRLLTGRTALGLTKEVQYALNKENLKNILDPTAGDWPFVQAQQLTLLAMNCCDVARKNRPDLASEVWRVLEPMRVSCGLSGFRFGSEGRCQIPHYFICPIFQEIMQDPVVAADGFTYEAEALRGWLDSGHKTSPMTNLELANSNLVPNHALRSAIQEWLQKP, encoded by the exons atgGCTGTGAATAGTTCTGTATCTGTAGAAGGTGTAGGAAGGTTGAATTCAATAATTAGGTATCCTGTTGTTGATACGTCAGAGATTATGGAAATTAGGGATGAATTTGGTGCTGAAACGCGTCATAGGGTAGTCGATAATGATAAGGTTTATGTGGCGGTTGCGAAAGAATTTAAAGAAAGCCAATCAACTCTGCGGTGGGCGTTACATAAGTATGGAGATAAACAGATATGTATACTCCATGTTCATCAACCTGCACAGATGATTCCCATGA TGGGCACAAAGTTTCGAATAACGCAACTTGAAACACATCAAGTCGAGGCGTACCATGAAGTGGAGAGGCAAGATATGCTCCAGCTTCTCAAGAAATATAAACAGATGTGTCAGAACTCTGGG GTGCGTGTTGAGGTGCAATATATTGAAATGGATTCTATTGAGAAAGGTATTGTTGAATTCATAATTCAGCACAATGTCAGAAGGCTCGTTATGGGAGCAGCTATGGACAAGCATTATAATAG GAAAATGGTAGATCTGAGGTCCAAGAAAGCCATGTATGTGCGTTTACAGGCAGCTGCTTCTTGTCAGATTCAATTTGTATGCAAAGGAAATGTCATTTTCACTAA GCAAGGCATGTTGGATGTACCTGATGTTTCAATGTCCCCGCTCTCACTTGCATCAAATACAAACTCTGATTCTGTCTTGACGCGAAGATCTGCTAGTGAAAGAGAAAGAACAATATTACACCCCAAAAATCCAAATCAAGAGTACCGCAGAGTTATGTCTGACAGTCGTGCGACCAGAATATCATCCTCGTCAAATTTCGATGACGAGTCAACTCAGTCAACTCCTCCTAGTAGGATGAATCCAGGAAGGGCCTCTGATGAATGGAGTGGTGGGTTTTCATTAAGAAGTCCGTCTGTGAGTTCACGTGTGTCTACATCTTCGACTGAAGTGGTGGATGATTTAGGCCCCATGCCATATGCAATAACTGAGGGTAGTGAAATTGAATCAGACTATAATGCAGTACATGGATTTAAAGGGGACTATCAAAATCCTTCACCTTCCAGTGTCATA GAAAGAGGTGTGAATGATGAGCTTTACGTTCAGCTTGCACAAGCAATGGCTGAGGCAGACAATTCGAAACGAGACGCATTTGAAGAGTCTCTAAAGCGCAGGAAAGCAGAAAAGGACGCCATTGAGGCTAAACGCAGG GTTAGAGCATCCGAAAATTTATATGCTGAAGAATTGAGACGAAGGCGAGAGATCAATGAAACACTAGAAAAAACCAAGGAAGAACATGACTATATTAAGAAGGAGCTAGATGAAGTTGCAGAAGAATTACGTATATCACTTGAACAAAAATCATTTCTCGAAAGTCAAATCGCAGATTGTGACCATGCGGTGCAGGAGCTTGAACAAAAAATGTACTCGGCTGTCGAGCTTTTGCAAAATTACAAAAAAGAGCGTGACGAATTACAGATAGAATGTGATAATACGCTTAGACTAATAGAGGAACTGCGGGAGAAGCAAGCAGAAGAGGCCTCTAACTCGAGTGTGTCTTATTTTTACACCGAGTTCTCGTTTTCTGAAATTAAGGATGCCACTCGCAACTTTGACCCGTTTCTCAAAATAGGAGAAGGGGGTTATGGAAGTATATACAGAGGTTTTATTCGTCATACTGAAGTAGCTATAAAGATGTTACACGCGAATAGCCTGCAAGGGCCCTCAGAATTTCACCAGGAG GTCAACGTATTGAGCAAACTAAGGCACCCGAATCTCGTAACTCTAATAGGAGCCTGCCCGGATGCTTGGATAATAGTCTACGAGTATCTTTCTGGAGGAAGCCTTGAAGATCGACTTAACTGCAAAGACAATACTCCCCCGTTATCATGGCAAAACAGAATCCGAATTGCCACCGAATTATGTTCGGTTCTAATATTTCTTCATTCTTGTGGCATCGTTCATGGTGATCTTAAGCCCGCTAACCTTCTTCTAGACAAAAACTTGGTTACCAAGTTAAGCGACTTTGGAATCGCTCGCGTGCTCTCCGAAACCGAGTTTTCAAGCAACAACACATCGTTGTGTTGCAGAACCGACCCAAAAGGGACGTTTGTGTACATGGATCCTGAATTTTTATCTACTGGAGAGCTTACGGCTAAGTCAGATACATACTCGTTTGGTATTATATTGTTAAGGTTGTTAACGGGTCGAACCGCTTTGGGGTTGACTAAGGAAGTCCAATATGCACTGAATAAAGAAAATTTGAAGAATATATTGGATCCTACAGCTGGAGATTGGCCATTTGTGCAGGCACAACAGTTGACTCTTTTAGCGATGAATTGTTGTGATGTTGCTCGTAAGAATCGGCCCGATCTTGCTTCTGAGGTATGGCGGGTTCTTGAACCGATGCGGGTTTCTTGTGGACTTTCGGGTTTTAGATTTGGTTCGGAAGGACGATGCCAGATTCCACATTACTTTATTTGTCCAATCTTCCAG GAAATAATGCAAGATCCGGTTGTTGCTGCTGATGGATTTACTTATGAAGCAGAGGCTTTAAGAGGATGGTTAGATAGTGGTCATAAAACTTCACCCATGACCAACCTTGAGTTAGCTAACTCTAACCTTGTCCCGAACCACGCACTCCGGTCTGCCATTCAAGAATGGCTCCAGAAGCCTTGA